From a single Solanum dulcamara chromosome 4, daSolDulc1.2, whole genome shotgun sequence genomic region:
- the LOC129885539 gene encoding probable carboxylesterase 7, translating to MAEIVHDFFPLMRVYKDGRIERLTGEGFVPPESDPETGLQIKDVQIDPQINLSARLYLPKNVDPVQKIPLFVYFHGGGFVIESASSPSYHKHLSMVAAEAKVVIVSVNYRLAPEYPLPIAYEDSWVALKWVTSHAEGDGHEPWLKDHADFNRVYLGGDSAGGNIAHHIAIQIGLEKLEGVKLVGIFLACPFFWGETLIDGEGGNLGAKDYVEKLWLFVNPNSSGLDDPLINPEKDPKLCSLGCEKVLVYVAGNDPLRFRGFYYKEALENSGWPGTVEVMEVKDEAHVFHLFAPQAENAMAILKKLISFLNQSKT from the coding sequence ATGGCGGAAATAGTACATGACTTTTTCCCATTGATGAGAGTTTACAAAGATGGTCGAATCGAAAGGCTGACGGGCGAAGGTTTTGTCCCACCTGAATCGGATCCTGAAACCGGACTACAAATCAAAGACGTTCAAATTGATCCACAAATTAACCTATCAGCAAGACTTTACCTGCCCAAAAATGTCGATCCAGTTCAGAAAATTCCCCTTTTCGTCTACTTTCACGGCGGCGGCTTTGTAATCGAATCTGCTTCTTCACCTTCATATCACAAGCATCTTAGCATGGTAGCAGCTGAAGCAAAAGTCGTCATCGTCTCTGTTAACTACAGGTTAGCTCCTGAGTACCCGTTACCCATAGCTTATGAAGATTCATGGGTAGCTCTCAAATGGGTCACTTCACATGCTGAAGGTGATGGTCATGAGCCATGGCTAAAAGACCATGCCGATTTCAATCGCGTCTATTTAGGGGGAGATAGCGCGGGTGGTAACATCGCACACCATATAGCAATTCAGATCGGGTTGGAAAAGTTGGAAGGTGTGAAACTTGTTGGGATTTTCCTTGCCTGTCCATTTTTCTGGGGGGAGACTCTGATTGATGGTGAGGGAGGAAACCTGGGTGCCAAGGATTACGTTGAGAAGCTATGGTTGTTTGTGAATCCGAATAGCTCCGGATTAGATGACCCGTTGATAAACCCGGAAAAGGATCCGAAATTGTGTAGCTTAGGGTGTGAGAAAGTACTTGTGTATGTCGCAGGAAATGATCCATTGAGATTCAGGGGATTTTACTATAAGGAGGCGTTGGAGAACAGTGGGTGGCCGGGAACGGTGGAGGTTATGGAGGTTAAAGATGAGGCACATGTGTTTCACCTGTTTGCTCCACAAGCTGAAAATGCCATGGCCATCTTAAAAAAATTGATCTCTTTCCTTAATCAGTCCAAGACCTAA